In Kaistella sp. 97-N-M2, the sequence AAGCATGAACCGCTTTCCCGACGGCATCGAAGGCGAAGGATTTTACTACAAGGATGTCACCGGAAAAGCCCCCGACTGGGTGAAAACCTATCTCTACAAAAGCGACAGCGACAAGCGAAACCGCAAATATCTCGTTGGGAAGGATGAAGCCACGTTGTTGTATATGGCCAATCTCGGCTGCATCGAAATGAACCCCTGGAGCAGCACCGTGAAGAAGCCTAATCATCCGACGTTCTGTATTATCGATCTCGATCCCGACCAAAATCCATTTGATGATGTCATCGAAGCCGCGCTCGTTACGAAAAACGTGCTGGACAGCATGGGCGTGCCTTCCTTCTGCAAAACCAGCGGATCTACAGGTCTGCACATTTACATTCCGTTGGGGAACAAATACACCTACGAACAGTCGAAGGAGTTTGCGCGCGTGATTGTGACACTCGTCCAAAGAGAATTGCCCAAAACCACGAGCATCGAGCGTATTATTAAAAACCGCGGCGGAAAAATCTACCTGGATTTTCTTCAAAACCGTCCGCATGCCACCGTCGCCGCGGCGTATTCGCTGCGCCCGAAACCCGGAGCCACGGTATCCATGCCGCTTCACTGGGACGAAGTAAAGAAAGGCCTGAAGATGAGCGATTTCACTATTCACAACGCTCTGGAACGCCTTGAAAGCGAGGGCGATATTTTCAAACCCGTCCTCGGGAAAGGCATTGATTTAAAGAAGGTGATTAAAAAGTTTTCCGGGGAGGATATTTAAAAAACCGTATTCTTTCTACAAAAATGCTATAATGCCGCGCGGGTCTAGGACGTGCGGTTTTTACTTTGGGAGTCCTATGTTAGAGTCGAAGCGAACCGACCAATTTCGTTTTTCTGCCTGAAAATATACGGTGCCCTCCACAAGATTGGCGACCTTTTTTTGTATTCTTCCTGTCACGTTGGTTTCCTGTGTTTAAGTATATATAACTGGAAATCAATGTAATAAATAAAATTGTTTAACGTATTTCGGGACATTTTGCCTTAATCCTTCCTTTTTTCTCTGAAAGTCACTGTTATCGCGCGTTGTGTGTCTTTGTGGAAAACTTTTAGGCTTAAGATACTGTCTTTTAGTATGTTGACCCTGATGTTCCCAATCTTTCTCCCTATTTTTACATTTAATTGTGCTGCACAAGGACATTTTTTAGGTGTTGAATTCGGGTTTAATTTACTGAAAATAATGTGCTTCCGAAGATAATTACATTTCCAATGTTATCGCAGTTTGCAGTTATTTTGAATTAGAGTATTTCGAATATGGACGAAAGAAAAAGAAAAGAAAACCGGCCTTCCTTTAGAACACATCCGTTTAAAGGGGCAGCGCGACGACAAGAGCTGGAAGAAAAGTATTACGACAATGCCGATATGATGCGGCTGTTTAAAGTGACTTCCCGAACCCTGCAGCGCTGGCGCGATGAGAAACGCGTTCCCTTTAAAAAACTGGGTGGCAAAATCTACTATCTTGCGCACAAAGTAGACGA encodes:
- a CDS encoding helix-turn-helix domain-containing protein codes for the protein MDERKRKENRPSFRTHPFKGAARRQELEEKYYDNADMMRLFKVTSRTLQRWRDEKRVPFKKLGGKIYYLAHKVDDLMEGENED